Genomic window (Elgaria multicarinata webbii isolate HBS135686 ecotype San Diego chromosome 16, rElgMul1.1.pri, whole genome shotgun sequence):
CTTCTTTAGATCTGCCAAGCGCAAGACTGTTAAAGTAGTCagaagctccttgcattctgATAGAAACTTCTTTATCAAAGATATATTGTCAGCCCAATTCAGAAACAGTTCCTTGGTCAGCTCATGTTGGCTGTTAAGCAAATTGACTACTTCGTGGAGGTCTTTGTCTTCAGAAGAGATAGAGTGAGTGTTTCGATATGAAGGTAAAGAATCGAGTTTCTTGTCCGAGAAGGCATCCCGGCCGATTGGTATGACAGGACTTGTAGAACTGCCTTGAGGAGTTTCAGATGCGTGAGACGTATGTCTAGTCTCTTCAAGGGGAGCCCCCACAGATGCAAGTTCTGCGGCTAAACTGCATCTACgttcctctgggttttcccactCCATAACCCTCATTATACTCTGAGGATCCAGGGACCAGTCTAAGACCTCCAAATCAGGagtctttgtctcaggtgttggattgggatttTCCTCAGAGTTGGTGGCAAAAAAGTtagtaatttttaattgtttatgggctTTAGTATAGGAGATCACATCTTCAGTCACTGGGACCAGACCTAGTTGTTTATATCCATCCCTGGTGAGGACCATTGTGCTCCTTATCGTGTTGCACACAGTCAGGGAGCTGGAAAGAGCCCAGTGAGGCACAAGAAGTGATATCCAGTAACTGATGGCCAATGTATTTTCGGCGATTCCTTTTGTTACGTCTGAGTGGCGGTAGCTCTAAGGGCAGCAGGAAGAAACAGTCCAAGTTGCAGATAAACTGGCTTACTAACAGACAGAGCAGTCTCCCTGTAAGCAGATGAGGGCAGTTAACTAACTTTAAGAGTTAGTGATTAGATGATGATTAACAACTTTAATGCTTCAGAACCTCCCAATACTTAGCTCCTAATTGGACTTGACGTCCTGCCATTAAACACACCTGGGGGAATCAGCTTCTAGAGAGTGGGATCACTTACAACAAGGATTTATGCATAGCGTAGTTACTGGTAatcatatattttgttttgttttgcttctgcctttttatctgtttccttccttccttctttgtttCTTAATTCTTTGGTTCTTTGATGTCTTACTTCTTTTAATTCCAAGTTCCTGTCTCTCTTATTTCATGTTTAATTCTTTGATTCTTGTTTGGTTCTTCTGCCTCCTCGATACAACCTGAGAGGTTTGGTATGCAGAGGAGCTTCTCTAGAGATATCCAAGGGAGTCAAAACAGCCAGGGAACCCTCTACTTGCCGCTCCTTACTTGTTAGAGAACAGCCCAGCTTCAGGTACAGAAGATTAAAATTCCACGGCTCCACAGCagcaagtaaaacattaaaaagttaaaaacaacaactctgcaatatagaaacagaggtcaaaatacCACACAGCCTTCCTCCTTCTGAGAGGCtgccagttttgtttttgttttttttaaaaaaatacaagataaaatgttcaaggcttgtacaaaaaaagagagctaaaatcggtcgagttaaaaaaaagaatactaaAATAATTGTTGGTAGTTCCGAGATCTCGGAGCAAGGTGTCCTCCCTCCTCAGGCCGGAACAGGAAGTCCTCAATAATGTAGTGAAGAGTTCTCTCTCATACTTACTGCCCCTCATTCCAACACATGTGGGAAAGTAGCAAAGGCAGGGTGTTGTGTGCAGAGCTGGGCAGCAGGTAGCATTGAGGCTTCTGTACAAGATGAATAGCCCTTATAATTCCAGTttacatttctctccttcctttggCTTTTCATAAACAGGTGGGCATGGCGTTAATACTAGCCAGAGCTTTTATTTTctcaattccacccccaccccacaaaaggtATATGTATGTCTTACTTTATTCTTCAAGAGCCCTTTTAAGCTGATAATGAAGACCTTCTTTTAAAACATTGGAGGTCAAAGATTATCAGTTCAATGTCTTTACATGAGTTGTTCTAGgatgaaaaaacaacaaaatctaAATCCCATTGCAATGACATTCACACCACACAGAATGGTCCTTATATTTTATTTGAAGAAATATCTCTGTTAGACAGTTTGAGAACTTTAGAGAACACCCCATTAAGTTGAAGTGGTACTGGTGTTTCATGTAAGCAATGCTAGAAAAGTGATTCTCTACTTTCTTGAAAGTTGTGTATCTTTAAAGTAACCAAATGTATTCAGTGGATCTGCAGCATACTCAGGGCTTAAGTTACAGatctatttgtaaataaatacttaaatatgAAATAgttacaaaaatgaaaatacaGCAACTCATTGTACTGAACATGACAATCAACTTTTAAAAGCCTTGTCGTTAATTCTTGAAGTTATCACTGCGTAAGTCCATTACACCCCAGTTCAAGATGTCTGGCACTGCACACCAGTTCTGGGGCCTTCTTCATCCTCTTCATAGGCCTCCCCGTGATTACGATAAGGCCGCTCTTTTGGATCAAATTCAAGGAGATCAACTTGATCCATGTCTTCTGAAATTACGACTTCTTCCCGTGGGGGAAGCAGAGCTTCTAAAAGAGGTAGCTGGTCCTTGGAAAGCCAGTGATGCTCTGGGAATGCAACCTGCAAACAGAAAGGCCGAATTTTAAGTGGCAAGCTCTGAGCAAAGGCCACACTCAGCATTTGGAACAGTAGAAGCTAGACATTTTACCTACGATGCCTTTTGCTATAAAATAAAGGCTGGTGGATCATCATGAATCTATCTTCCTGCAATTGTTTTCTTTCAAGCTTTGGCATAGGTTTACAGTAGGGAGTAGGCAACCAGAGGCCCAGGGGCCCACATGGCAGCTGGTATCGAGGGACCATCCCATGGTTTTCTGCCTCAGTTGCTTTACACTAAGCTGGCACACAGGCAAAGAGCCTGTGCTTTCATTAGGGTGGCTTCAAAGCAGCTTAGAATATAAaatgggtgggcaacatgtggcaagccaactcccatcatccctcactactggctatgggagatgtagtcctcCAGAGCTTTTGGTCTATCCCTGATATAAAGCAGTACAATAAATACCTCTCCCAAACACAGTAAGATAGCAGATTATATGCAGAGCCAGCAGGTGAAAACCCTGATAAAAGGCAATTGAAAAGCATCTTCGATACCACTATAAACATGAGAGAACAGGATGGACTTTGCTTCGCACTTTGCTTCGCATTTTAATCAATGAAGGCACCAGGCACGTACTCCTGGGGAAGGAATTCCTTCATGTGGGTGTTACCACAAAACTGTGGTACCCTGCCCACTGTGAATGGCATGAGGCTTTTGTAGATCCTGTTTATTATTATGCACCTCAGCTACTCCCTCTCCCAAGCATAAACGACACAGGAAAATAAAGGATCCGCTTTGTTGCTGTTCACTGTGTGTCTGTGGTGGGGGGAGGTGAGGGATCGTGATGAAGCCTTGCCTTGTGCCGTCTTGTGTGGTAATTAGACAGCACCGCCCACTTTGGTGGTTCTACAAGCCTTGATCAGTTGGACACACAATTCGTGCAGTTGACAGATAGCTAGAAACAAGCCATTGTTCACCACACTAGCAAGCGTTCTCTCTTAATTATCCCTTTTAAGCAACTTGGCTTACTTACCAAAAACTGTATGATTAAGGAACCTCTTTCCAATGGAGATCTATAAATTGGCATTCCTTCATTTAAGATGCATTTGATGTCTCCGTGCTTTATTACTTCACCTGTTTGAAGAGTGATTGCATACAGTTAAGTAACCATAAGAAGAGGCTTTCCCCAAAAATCTTATTTCCTTGGAGAAGACTTCATGTAGCTTAATGTAAGAAGAactttgctggatcaaaccagaggcctatttagtccagcatcctggtttCAGCGTGCCAACCAGAGGCCTCTAGCAAACTCATGctagaccagaccaagggtccatctaggcgaGCATCCTattcccacactggccaaccagctacccatgggaaacccacaagcaggacatgagtgcaacagcacccccacccacccatgtccccGAGCAACTAGTATACACACACAGGCATGTGGCCTCTGAACCCATAGGTAGCATATAGTAGTACAGCCTTCTATGAATGTAGATCCTTTTTAAACACATCAAAGCTGGtgagcatcactacatcttctggtagcaaatttcacggtttaactatgctctgtgcgAAGTACTTACTTACTTGTCTTCTCTAAATCTACTGTACAGCttcctggatgaccccaggttctactaGTATGAGAGGAGAAAAACTTATCCTTAAACACTTAACACCATGCATAAATTTATAAACCACCATCATGTAAAAGTTGCCCCTTATTCCTATTCTTTAACTAGTTACCAATGCAAAAGAGCCTCCTGACTTCTGCTATCCCCACCTAAGTAAAAACATTTACACCCTGCCTCTATGACTGCAAAACCTACCTGATTTTGAAGTTATTACAAGGACTCTGTCATCCAGTGTATTAATGGTCTTTTTGAATCCACACAATGCCTCTGTCAGCTGAATTTTCATTTTCATAATTAGGTCATTGCCTCTTCTCTGAAACACTGGGTGGTCCTTTTGATCTAGCACAATAATGACATCTCCAGGCTCCAAGTCAGGTTCTTGGTCACCTTCTCCATGAAATACTAATTTCTGACCATCTTTCATCCCTAAGAAGACAAGTAAGTTATAGTACTGGATAGATCAGACAATACATCCTGTAACTTCTATTGCActccttaaaccagccttcctcaacctggggtgctccagatgtgttggactacaactcccagaatgccactgggagatgcagtccaacacatctggagcgccccaggttgaggaaggctgccttaaaccatACACTGAATGTACAAATGTACATCTGAGTTCCTGCAGATCTGAGATTCTAATACAAAACTCTTGACGTGGCCAACAGTGCTGCACAAAAAACTGGTCAAAAGCAACCAATTAATACTCATATTTTACAGTGACAAACTGATCATAAGACATCCTAAGGTAGTTAGTGGGGATGCTTCCAAAACACTCCTCAGCCAAATTTCTCCTAAGGTTTAGGAGTTCCAAATTATCTGGTGTAGTACTACTTTCCAAAGTAGTACTGATGCATCAAATATTCTCCActgctttgtattttaattttcaaATTATATAGAGTGCAGTTTACATAATATGTACTGATGGAAACACTACAAAAAGACGGAACTTGATATGATCCTATGGATGAGCAAATCAAAATCTGTTCTGCACTGTGTTCTACCAATACTCAGGAACACACATGCAATTCCTGTGTGACATTGAAATTCAAATTTGGACAATACTGAAACATTAAGAATTAATATTCtgtttcatggttttattttaaagctgctGTGTCTTTCTCCTAGGGACCAATAGTGagataaaaatgaatacatttctaTAGTCTCTCAAATTGCCTTTTACCATGTAGTTACTTGAAAACAAAActcccagtcatagaatcatagaatagcagagttggaagggacctacaaggccatcatgtccaaccccctgctcagtgcaggaatccaccctacagcatccctgacagagggttgtccagctgcctcttgaatgcctctagtgtgggagagcccacaacctccctaggtaactgattccattgtcgtactgctctaacagtcaggaagtttttcctgctgtccagctggaatctggcttcctttaacttgagcccgttattccgtgtcctgcactctgggaggatcgagaagagatcctggccctcctgtgtgtgacaacctttgaagtatttgaagagtgctctcatgtctcccctcaatcttctcttctccaggctaaacatgcccagttctttcagtcttggaAGATCATGGGGACTCCTTAGTGTCTTGTGGCAATGAAGCCCAGTCATCATGAACATCATCTGGGCAGAGAAAAGCTTCCCTCACAGCCTGCTGGTTGGGATTCTTACCTTTGTCAATGTGAATTTCTATGATCTTTTTCTCTCTAACCACCTTATTGCCACTGCAGGTGGTACACCTGTCTTTGGGATTTATCCGTTCGCCTTGGCCTTTACAGTCTGGACAGACCGTTTGAATTTGCTGCACCATGCCAGGCCCAATCTGTTGAACAAGCACTTGCACTCCTCGTCCTTTGCACGTAGAGCACTTTTCTACAGCTCCTTTCTTTCCACCGTAGCCTTTGGAGGAAatacaaatacacacatacatgaaTTCATGATATCAGCTGATGGCAGACAGTGGCCCACAAAGTTCAGACTGCTAATCTCAACATCAATGTATGGCACTCACATTAGActacactgtgtgaacagaactctGACTACCTACCCTTTATCCATCAAGTGCCAAACTGTACTGTATCTAAGTTTGGGTCTGCAGAGTTGTTACTccaattcattatttattatttatttatttagaatatttatataccgctcctcattgaaaaattggattccatcagtctcctggggcggaccatccaaatgggtccctcacccttgcaggagggttgtaacgccgtgagttcaaatctcaccaagaaatggtctgaccatgacaatggggttacttggaccccccaatcttcagactacccatctcacagcttggagcaaaaaccaaatcaagggtatgccctgctttatgtgttgggccaatgacaaactgagacagcccaatggttgtcatggaggccataaagtcccgagccggagccccagagacagcctcagcatgaaagttgaagtcgcccagaaccactgtcctgggttcctccaacaccacactcgagactgcctccgccagctcagtcaaggaggatgccgggcagcagggtgggcggtataccagcagcatccatAATTCATAATACTCCTATTCATAATTTTAAATAAGAGTTTAGGAAAGAGCAAAAAAACTTATTTTGTCTAAGCTGCCAAGCACTCGCAGGCTGGCCTATCAGGTTCTAGCTCATTCACTCtagattttgaccacagctatCAGTTTACTTCAACCTGGCTTTTAATACAACTGCTCAATATTTGAACAACTAGCCCAAGAGGTAGGAGATTAGTGGGAATCCTTCCATCAGATGACACTATAGTATAATCAACTGTTGATCCATGTCATAAACTTGAggaatatgtattattattattattattattattattattattattattattggcctacTTTCGCCAAGGGTTCATTTTCTTTATACTaatctttctccgctgtggcaccccggctgtggaatgagctccccagagaagtctgcctggcgcctacactgtactcttttcgtcgccagctgaagacctttttattctctcagtattttaacacttaattttaacttaaatttaaattttactgttctaactctgtattttagtcttatatcaattttgctacgtggttttatcttggttgtgcttttgatactgtattttgtatttgtgtttttaacctgttggtagttttattatggttttaatttttgtgaaccgcccagagagcttcggctattgggcggtataaaaatgtaataaataaataaataatctttttttttaatgacacaaCCTGGTTATTAGATGAAGTGTAAGTACACTTTTTGGACACCTATATTCAAATCCTAATGAATACCTAATCAGTCGTTACCTTTGCACTTGTCACAAATTACATTCTTCTGAAGTGCCAACTTTCTTGTGGCTCCATTGTACAAGTCTTCAAGGGATATACTCAACTGATGGACAACATTCTTACCTTAATAAAAGAGAAGTTCAGATACTTAATTCAAGCCCACCGTTTCCAAGGTACACTCTTAAGTTTTTCAGCCTACCTACTTTCAAACTAAACAAGCCACACTCCACCCTGCAGTAGTATATGACAGTTTCTAAGAGAAAACTGCTTATAGAACATGACTGTACTATATCATGTAGCCTTTTCTTAGGCAAATAGGCATGCTACAGcagttaggaacataagaagcggCCTAATACTGAGCCAAACGGtcggtccttctagcccagtggttcccaaagtgggcggtattgcccccttggggggggtgggattgcatagggaggcATTAAGAGGAAAGGGAGTGGCAggagggcgctcgaggtggtcttttccgagaagcgcctctccagaaggtcttaaaaccttctggacattttaatgggagaaggtactttggtcccaagccatataggggaagaatccacacatgtattaataccgtttaagaagagtccttttaatggtgaattgaaatgtttcaaaagcaccaaaatgctaatgaagagacataccctgcttggtgtgccccaccatgccggctgcaaaacagaggtgttcgctctcttttctctccctccctcggcaagcctgcggcgggtgcttcggattttgaataaatattcaatcaattgttactgttttgaattttattgttattatctttttTAGTGGGTcgctgaaaaccgctattctgaatgatttttatagggtagtgggcactgggcatgagtttgtggaatcaagggggcggtgacctgaaaaagtttgggaaccactgttccagcccactgactggcagcagctttctgcgtttcaggcaggagtttttcctgcccgtCCTGGAGATGCTGAAGGACAAACCTAGGAGCTTTGACATGTGAAGTCTAAGCTCTACTTAAGGGCTATTTTCTTGCAAACCAGGCAGGACAGCAACCAAAGCAAAGTATCAATTAAGATATGGTTAACTCCCAGTTTGCCCAATGATTATAGCCAGGGATCTACAAATTTTGATGGACCAAGCCAAAAACTGTAGCCACCAGCGCTCCCCCAGCCCTTGCCTTCTTCTCAAAAAAGGTTGAGCAGGGTGCATGCATTCTTGGGGCCCACTGCCGAAAGGCACAGCAAGTGCCCTCAGGCAATGGCGTTCTGCTCTAGAGCAGGAATGGCTGACCCAGAGAGGTGGGGGTTCTGCTTGATCCTGTGTGGCCAAGAAACCCTCGCCACCTTGACCAAACAGCTGCCAAACAATCCCAACCATAGAGCTGTGGAGGTGATGGGGATTGCCAAACAACTGTCCAAACAATCCTTAGCTCCCCTTGCAGCACTAAAACTGGGAGGAAAGCTGTTGCTCATCATGCTCGCCAGAGGGCAGCACCATACTTACGACGGTGAGGCTATTTTTGAGACCTGATTATAATCCCATTAATGCATGAATGGGATTTACTGGCCTGAAGCTAAGCTATGGACTAGAATGAAGTCAGCGCTTATTCTATATCTATTCACATGGTCAGCCACAACACTTtgtgtagtgcagaaataaaaaaaagcacCCCCCAAAACTAGACCTGCCACTTTTCAAACATGTGGCATTCATAATTACTTGAAACACATCTATACTTGAAACACAATTCTAATAGCAAAACACCCCGGTCCCAAAAAACACCCAGCAGAACCCAATAACTCTCAAATGTTGTCAGGCATCTTGAAGGGAGGTTTTGTACCAGAACGGCAGGCTATCTACacttaaataaatattgtgaacTTCTGTTATTTGGCTTGGATATTTTTAGGTTTATTTTTTCTAATTATTTGGCTCCCAGATCCATCACCCGGACCTGAGTATTGCCAAAGATAGCATTGAGTAACAGTGCTTCAGTAGTACCCCAGGGTAACTATTCCATTAATACTATGCTCTGCGACAGTGTTGCCATGTTATtcccacaatggaaccaatataTGCAGCAGAACATAATTGAGGGCTGAGAAAAAGGCCAGTCACTCACTCATTAATAATAGTAAGCACTGTGTTAAGAGAGTCATCTTCAGTCCACACTTGATTGAAAACTTCAATTATAGCTGCCAAAGGCAACTATATACTTGACACACTGGACACAACTCTATAACACTCCACATTTGGGACTCAATCACTAGAATTGAAATTACGCAACTTTTTAGAAAGAGACACATGCATACCTCTTCTCTCTCTATTCATTCGGCCTCCACCACCAAAGAACATGTCAAAGATGTCCATGGGTGAAGAGAAATTGCCGCCACTTAAGCCTCCTTCTTTAATAGCTTGTTCCCCGCCCTGGTCATAGAGTTCCCTTTTCTTTGGGTCTGACAGAACTTCATAAGCCTGGGATATGAGCTTAaactaaaaagagaaagagaccCTCTGAATAACTGGCTAGGAGATAACGATAATTAAGAAAACTTCTGAACATTAGCTAAGAGACTTAGGAGTACATCactaaaatatagcataaaattagaacctgttttgtttttgcagaggTTAATGCAAGAGCGACCCAAAATGAATGCTTTAAAGGAAACTATCAGTTACTAGCAACATTTCTACCAGCATGATGAGAGCACTGTTTACTTTATACCACAGAAGATAAACGGATACAGAACAAATGAATGCTTTTCATTAAAGAAAATGTGCATGGCCACACACTGCAGATCCACAGGCCCTTTTCATGGAAGTCAACCAAcagggaacatagaatcatagaataacagagttggaaggggactctaaggccatcgagtccaaccccctgctcaatgcaggaatccaccctaaagcatccctgacagatggttgtccagctgcctcttgaaggcctctagtgtgcaaaagaccacaacctccctaggtaactgattccattgtcgtactgctcaaacaatccaccttaaagcatccctgacagatggtggtcctcCATGTTTGCCTCCATCATAATGACACCTCAAAATTGCAAGATTTTACTTTCGCTGTTCCCTTGTAGGGGAGGAAAATAACCTATCGCAATTTGCGTGAAGATTTAACAAGCGCTTTGCGGCCTCAGTTTGGAATGTGAGAAGCCGTTCTGCTCTTTTCCCTAACAGTTCTTGCCAACTTCAGTACGCTCTGAGTTTCGGAACGTAATGGGAACCACAGAGGACCCAGCCCATTCCTGCGTGTGCGTTACCTTCCTGAGATGTTGCGTTTTGGTGATGCTAAGGAGCTGGAACCCAGGAACTGACTAACAAAGTACCACTCGATTGGCAAGGGAGGTCATCTATACTGCAGGGAAATCTGGGGGTGGACAGTGCTTATGGGCAGCGCTTAATTTCCTCCCACAAAAGCATGTTGCCTTTTCTAGGCCTAGTTCTACCCTCAAGCCCCATTCCGTGAATTTATGATCATCCTTGTCTGTTCCTTTCAAATTTCCAGCCCTCTTCTGAACCGTTGGGCCAGCCGATTTTCAAATCCCAACTAACTTACGTAAGGGCATCATATGATAGTCTGTTGATTTTTGCACCTTCTCTAATACTGAATAAACGGAAATTAGGCTCATTTTGGATCTGTACAATCTGGGTCACTGAAACATGTTCAGAAGGCGATCTTGCATTCAAGTTAAGGTAAGACAGCAGATTTTGCATGTTCTAAAAAGTAGTTGGGGGACAAGGCAGTTCTGACTCATAGGATCCAAACAATCAGAAAGTTTTCCtgtgcaagccccactgaaatagagaGAAACTGTGGACGTACATGAAGggcggggaacctgtggccctccagttgtcttggcctacaactcccatcagcccccctTGCCAGCATATGATTGGAGACGTAGGCCaaagaaactggaggatcacaagttgcccTCCCTCAAATACACAGCAGCAAGGAGATCTTCCTGATGGACTGTCCCATGTTAGCTACTTCAAGTGAGGGCTGTAATCTGGATTCTCTTTCTGGGGAGTAGAATCCAGATTACAGCTCTCCAAGTATTGCAAGCTGGCCTTGGGCATCTAAACAGTAACAACATAAACTGATTATGGATATTAAACTGCAAGTGCATCACTTACGGGTCTGATTTGTCTGCTATACACATACAATTGTGACTTACACTTTAAAATTCACAAATAAAAGGAATAGCACGTGCGTTTGGGGATGTATATTGCTTAGTCCCCACAAACACTTGACAAAATAAGAGATGGCACACGCAGAATGGTTCAACCGCGGCTCTTTGGGCTGCGCTGCCCTACTCACAGGCAGAGCCTCCCTAGAACCCCAGCCCAAACTCAGCCCATACCCGCTCGCCCTCGCTGGGGTTCTTGTCAGGATGGAACTTCAGGGCCAACTTGCGGTAGGCACGTTTGATTTCGTCCGAGGAGGCGCTGGGCTTCACCCCCAGGGTGTCATAGTAGCCTGTCTCCTTCACCATGGTGGACTGAGAGGATAagagagga
Coding sequences:
- the DNAJA4 gene encoding dnaJ homolog subfamily A member 4, with translation MVKETGYYDTLGVKPSASSDEIKRAYRKLALKFHPDKNPSEGERFKLISQAYEVLSDPKKRELYDQGGEQAIKEGGLSGGNFSSPMDIFDMFFGGGGRMNRERRGKNVVHQLSISLEDLYNGATRKLALQKNVICDKCKGYGGKKGAVEKCSTCKGRGVQVLVQQIGPGMVQQIQTVCPDCKGQGERINPKDRCTTCSGNKVVREKKIIEIHIDKGMKDGQKLVFHGEGDQEPDLEPGDVIIVLDQKDHPVFQRRGNDLIMKMKIQLTEALCGFKKTINTLDDRVLVITSKSGEVIKHGDIKCILNEGMPIYRSPLERGSLIIQFLVAFPEHHWLSKDQLPLLEALLPPREEVVISEDMDQVDLLEFDPKERPYRNHGEAYEEDEEGPRTGVQCQTS